The DNA region GCATCCAGCATCTCCGTGCGGAAGGTCATCTCGCCGGTGATCTTCACGTTCGGCGCGCTCTTCACGGTGAAGGCGATGCCGGCCACCACATCGCTGTCGCGCAGGGGCCGCATGTATCCCGGCAACGCCTGATCGAGCAGGGCGAATTCGCGGAGCACATCGCTGATGGCCCCCGTGTAGATCTGTTCATAGCGGCCGAGGAGTTCCTTCACCGGCACGGGGAACGGCTTTGTCGAGACGGACTCGCGCTCGGCGATGAGCTTCTCGAGTTTCATCATCTTCGCCTCCTGCTGAAGCAGGCTGGGTTTCTTTTTGGGTGTCTTTTTGGGTGTCTTTTTCATTGGAAAGGAATCTTGAGTGCCTGCAGGGCCCCTTTGAGGTAGCCGGTGGCGAACAGGCGGCCGAGCGCGCCGTAGCTCGGCTGGGAGTTGTCCTCGCCCGCCATCGTGGGAACATGGTCCACGCGGACAGGACCGGTGAAACCGGCGTCGTGATACAACTTCAACATGGCCGGCATGTCGGTCGGTCCGTCGTCGTGGAATGTCTCCTCGAACCGTTCGGCGGTGCCGCGCACATCGCGGAAGTGGACAAACACGATGCGGTCCGCCCAGCGGCGCACGAGCGGTTCCAGTTCGCCGTCCATCAGCCTGAAGTTCGCCTGGCAAAACGTGATGCCGTGGCTGGGGCTCTCCGACAACGCGAGGGCGCGGTCGAAGCCTTCCGCTTGGCACAGGATGCGTCCCATGCCGCGCACGAGCGGCAACGGCGGATCGTCGGGGTGCATCCCCATCTTCACGCCCGCCGCCTCGGCGGTCGGCAGAACGCGCGTGATGAAATACTCGTAGTTCTCCCACACCTGCTCCGCCGTGAGGCCGGTCTCGGTGGGCGGCACATCGTCGAGGTTGAACTCGGTGACCATCGCGCCGCCACGGGAGGGCAGGTCGGTCCGTGTCCGGTGCCAACCGATGCCCGCC from Verrucomicrobiota bacterium includes:
- a CDS encoding mannonate dehydratase, with the translated sequence MILADFLPAEPNLLWSLARQVGIRHAICKCAPELTGMNPPWDIESLRTIQNRFVEAGFMLYGLEGDQFDMSRIKLGLPGRDEDIERYRQMLRNMGELGIPLLCYNFMAGIGWHRTRTDLPSRGGAMVTEFNLDDVPPTETGLTAEQVWENYEYFITRVLPTAEAAGVKMGMHPDDPPLPLVRGMGRILCQAEGFDRALALSESPSHGITFCQANFRLMDGELEPLVRRWADRIVFVHFRDVRGTAERFEETFHDDGPTDMPAMLKLYHDAGFTGPVRVDHVPTMAGEDNSQPSYGALGRLFATGYLKGALQALKIPFQ